In Oceanispirochaeta sp. M1, the genomic stretch CAGAGGAACCGAGCTCAAGAGCTCTTCAGCCCTTCATGAAATTAAGACAGATCTTGATACAATGCCTGTTGATTTTGAATTGGGCGGAAAAGTTCATAAGGGTTTTCTTTCGGGACTTGAAGAGATCTGGGACGGTCCGGAAGGGCTCCATCAATTTCTTGTCGAGGTGACAGCAGAAAAAAAGAGAAGACCCATGTGGATCTGCGGCCACAGTCTGGGGGGCGCTCTGGCTACCCTCTGTTTTGCCAGAATGCCCGAGGCCGCCGGTCTTTATATCTATGGTTCTCCCCGTGTGGGTGATCAGGATTTTGTTGATCTGATTGATCACCGTCCTTTCTGGCGGGTGGAGCACGGACGTGATCCCGTTCCCATGGTGCCTCTGGATATACCCGCACTTGATTTTAACTTTAAAGACCCCGGGCAGCTGATATTTATCAGCCATAAGGGAGAAATCCTGAAAGAGCGTCCAAACTTCAGTCTGGAGGAGCATAAAACTAAAAGGCTTCAGACAAAAGAAGAACAGGATGCCAGGGAAAAAGAGATAAGCAGCAGCTGGACAGATCTTTTTGATAAGGACAAGTCCAGGGCCGTGTGGAATAAGATTGACCACCATCTGCAGTTAAGCTGGGATGAATGGAAGAATCATCTCAAGGAGCTGCATGAAGGAATGGGGCTGATAGCCGATGACCATCAGCCCATATTCTATGCAAGCAAGCTCTGGAATGCCCTTCTCGATTCCTGAGAGTCTGCCGAATTCACATCCAGGAGTTATTTAAGATAGGAGAGCCAGCGTCCCTGCTGGCTGATCATCCTATCTACAAGATCCTTAAGAGGGAGAGCCTTGTTCACTACAGGATTGGCCAGGAGAGCCTGGACTACATAATCCTTATTCTCCTTAAGTATTGCTTCCGCTGTCAGGTCGTATGTTCCTGTATAGTTTCTCAGAAGAGCAGTAAACCCCTTGGGCAGTTCTCCCAGGGGATTCCCTTTTACACCCTGAGCATCTATGGTTCCGGGAACTTCTACGGCAATCCAGGAAGGGAGGTCGGCAATCAGTCCGTTATTGGGGACATTTACAGCCGACTCCAGAGCGCCGCTGTCTGTTGTAATGGCTTCCATGATGGCTACAATTCTCTCTCTGACTTCAAGGTGAATATCGGGGTCTGCCATCTCTCCCAGGCTCACTTTATAGAAATCGAAGAAATCGATGATTCCCCTATGGTCGGCTATTTCCCA encodes the following:
- a CDS encoding lipase family protein; translation: MSLNTLKKTIPDPRHYDVIPPDMDYSYFEKPGSHSPRFRDSEYSPVNAWWFAECALLAYCHPGFARMAYRLAKFDNFRFFQGKGTECMVSWNRKAVIVSFRGTELKSSSALHEIKTDLDTMPVDFELGGKVHKGFLSGLEEIWDGPEGLHQFLVEVTAEKKRRPMWICGHSLGGALATLCFARMPEAAGLYIYGSPRVGDQDFVDLIDHRPFWRVEHGRDPVPMVPLDIPALDFNFKDPGQLIFISHKGEILKERPNFSLEEHKTKRLQTKEEQDAREKEISSSWTDLFDKDKSRAVWNKIDHHLQLSWDEWKNHLKELHEGMGLIADDHQPIFYASKLWNALLDS